In Spirobacillus cienkowskii, a genomic segment contains:
- a CDS encoding ABC-2 family transporter protein produces the protein MSFSIIYQAIKFNIHSHFADPINLSLGVGTMFVNNIIAVSGSFFMYFGSQAERNGDLLQYFFTLQAICLLGYASVQFVASGLSHLGSFIDDGSIESWMSTPRSSLLLISIAETDITAIGDFLLGVIFTIFGSILWGPIFSINIIQAALIAALGFSGTFIIGGTLGFFLKRGGVLQEFLIFSTISFSTQPSLPALTGKSRWLLLLSPALITTVLPVETVLNAGFKQFLISWIIAIIFFIGSVQFYKFGSKYYQSANYLRHSR, from the coding sequence ATGTCATTTTCTATTATTTATCAAGCCATAAAATTTAATATCCATAGCCATTTTGCAGATCCTATTAATCTTAGTCTTGGCGTAGGTACTATGTTTGTAAATAATATAATAGCTGTGAGCGGATCTTTTTTTATGTACTTTGGGAGTCAGGCAGAACGTAACGGAGATCTACTTCAATATTTTTTCACTTTACAAGCAATTTGCCTATTAGGTTATGCTTCCGTGCAGTTTGTAGCTTCGGGTCTTTCTCATTTAGGTTCTTTTATAGATGATGGCTCAATAGAAAGTTGGATGTCTACACCGAGAAGTTCATTATTATTAATATCTATTGCAGAAACAGATATAACTGCCATTGGAGACTTTTTGCTTGGAGTCATTTTTACTATTTTTGGTTCAATACTTTGGGGACCTATTTTTTCTATCAATATTATTCAGGCCGCTTTAATTGCCGCCCTTGGGTTTTCTGGCACATTTATCATTGGCGGTACTTTAGGTTTTTTCTTAAAAAGAGGAGGAGTATTACAAGAGTTCTTGATTTTTTCAACAATATCATTTTCCACCCAACCCTCTCTTCCGGCACTTACAGGAAAATCACGGTGGTTGTTGTTACTTTCTCCAGCATTAATAACCACTGTGCTGCCTGTTGAAACAGTTCTGAATGCAGGCTTCAAGCAATTCTTAATTTCTTGGATAATAGCTATTATTTTCTTTATAGGATCTGTCCAATTTTATAAATTTGGGTCGAAATATTATCAATCTGCAAATTATTTAAGACATTCAAGATAG
- a CDS encoding ABC transporter ATP-binding protein, with the protein MNLKIALQAQNLTKKFNITNGFFKHIREVTAVNSIDFTIFTGESVAFLGPNGAGKSTTIKMLCGILSPTSGNCKVMDFDAGHKKANQHLGLVFGTRSQLWMHMTIQQSLEMMAEIYRVPNNQKLKRISELAETFEIKQHLNTRARTLSLGERMRCEIVAALVHKPNILLADEPTIGLDIVVRNKLRKMLREWQKFEGTTLLLTSHDMNDVEELCDRCILINKGEKKYDGSLNGIKGNLESIRRVAVTFAHTDELSPILNNHLVHLIRTENSIHHYEFNLNKISATQALTQIINHYSEKILDLRMENIELEEVLASQFGVQNEKNIQ; encoded by the coding sequence ATGAATTTAAAAATCGCATTGCAAGCTCAAAATCTTACAAAAAAATTTAATATTACTAACGGATTTTTTAAACATATTAGAGAAGTGACCGCCGTTAATAGCATAGATTTTACGATCTTCACAGGTGAATCTGTTGCATTTTTAGGTCCAAATGGCGCAGGAAAAAGCACTACTATAAAAATGCTCTGCGGTATTCTTTCACCAACCTCTGGAAATTGCAAAGTCATGGACTTTGATGCTGGACATAAGAAGGCAAATCAACACCTTGGGTTAGTCTTTGGGACAAGAAGTCAACTTTGGATGCATATGACGATACAGCAAAGTCTTGAGATGATGGCAGAGATTTACAGAGTACCCAACAACCAAAAGTTAAAAAGGATTAGCGAGCTGGCCGAAACTTTTGAAATTAAACAGCACTTAAATACACGTGCCAGAACCCTCTCTTTAGGTGAGAGAATGCGTTGCGAAATAGTTGCCGCACTTGTTCATAAACCAAATATTCTCCTTGCAGATGAACCAACAATAGGACTTGATATTGTCGTTCGAAATAAACTACGCAAGATGCTTCGCGAGTGGCAAAAATTCGAAGGAACAACACTGCTTCTCACTAGTCACGATATGAATGATGTAGAAGAATTATGTGACAGATGCATTCTAATTAATAAGGGTGAAAAAAAATATGATGGTTCGCTCAATGGTATTAAAGGGAACCTTGAAAGCATTAGACGAGTTGCTGTGACTTTTGCTCACACTGATGAGTTAAGCCCAATTCTGAATAATCATTTAGTTCATTTAATAAGGACTGAAAATTCGATTCATCATTATGAATTTAATCTTAATAAAATTTCTGCCACCCAAGCTCTAACTCAGATTATTAACCATTACAGCGAAAAAATTCTTGATCTGAGAATGGAAAATATTGAACTTGAAGAAGTGCTAGCAAGTCAGTTTGGGGTTCAAAATGAAAAAAATATTCAATAA
- a CDS encoding condensation domain-containing protein has translation MNTVPLIFENNQEYNLYQYIEMAKEEIANTFSFCSTPLSKIVSIVNPLRNPKQTPFSDIVYSYQKNIFPKFSFKNFTIETFQIKETTHEFSIIFDLTENENHEIHIELQFQDSQIPEDIIKIFLDAFISFIDRTSQYPEEKIEKITINNYEILKKHIVSFRNIVEKSLPNENIHSEEIVLIKNKENEWMELWSKVLTETCYNIDDSFFDVGGNSLKAIRLTAVAKERGYNLSLLDIFKYPTIRLIALKILKSENFSERKKTKISTEETTSFPSLKQEIYLPSSYQEAFWKMYKETNKTYNLPIYFRIKKNFSFSHFYNLFTKLCNRHDILRTVMQRENEMLCCKILSNFEVNITSDDFSSLTENMREQKLSQISYDLLIEPFELEKTPPWRIKLIKLGSEEWAILVVISHLCIDGWSRIQFMNEIIIMLNSDIDNRLNILPKINRTYKEYASITNEVENSQYYKDRIKMIYETYPKTINKIYFPSNNLEITEADFQEIHFDIPNEKLLFIYEKLKKFHLNLFQLSLTAYFIAIHNVSKIADIFIRTAFANRKSEFINTLGCLTSNLIFNLKIEQEDDFKTVADNLVKKHLYLIENEDIDFAEIEKYARQYNRHDEFSNARNISFGFNEINESILDSKANNIRGENSIDIIYIKAPHSYPLRLVINHYINNRINISLYFQKSFIHENFVRKIIDKFQECLFNFDNNKGKEK, from the coding sequence ATAAATACAGTTCCGCTGATATTTGAAAATAATCAGGAATATAATTTATATCAATACATCGAAATGGCAAAAGAAGAAATCGCTAATACATTTTCATTTTGTAGTACACCGCTATCAAAAATTGTATCAATCGTGAATCCATTAAGAAATCCGAAACAAACTCCTTTTAGTGATATAGTATACTCTTATCAGAAAAACATATTCCCAAAATTTTCTTTTAAGAATTTTACAATTGAAACATTTCAGATAAAAGAAACAACCCATGAATTCTCGATAATTTTTGATTTGACTGAAAACGAAAATCATGAAATTCATATTGAACTCCAATTTCAAGATTCACAGATTCCCGAAGACATAATTAAAATTTTTTTAGACGCATTTATTTCTTTTATTGATAGAACTTCTCAGTATCCAGAAGAAAAAATAGAGAAAATAACAATTAATAATTATGAAATTTTAAAAAAACACATTGTTTCTTTTCGTAATATTGTGGAAAAATCTTTACCAAATGAAAATATTCATTCAGAAGAAATTGTTCTTATAAAGAACAAAGAGAACGAATGGATGGAGCTTTGGTCTAAAGTATTAACAGAAACATGTTACAACATTGATGATTCATTCTTTGATGTGGGTGGTAATTCTTTAAAAGCAATTCGTTTAACCGCAGTTGCAAAAGAAAGAGGTTATAATCTGTCCCTACTAGATATATTCAAATATCCTACAATTCGTTTAATAGCATTAAAAATTCTTAAATCAGAAAATTTCTCCGAAAGAAAAAAAACAAAAATTTCAACGGAAGAAACTACTTCATTTCCATCCCTAAAACAAGAAATTTATTTACCTTCAAGCTATCAAGAAGCATTTTGGAAAATGTATAAAGAAACTAACAAGACTTACAATCTTCCAATTTACTTTAGGATTAAAAAGAACTTTTCATTTTCGCATTTCTACAATTTATTCACCAAATTATGTAACAGGCACGACATCTTAAGAACTGTTATGCAACGCGAAAATGAAATGTTATGTTGCAAAATTCTAAGTAATTTTGAAGTTAATATTACTTCTGATGATTTTAGCTCTTTGACTGAAAATATGCGAGAACAGAAATTATCACAAATTTCGTATGATTTATTAATTGAGCCATTCGAGCTTGAAAAGACACCCCCCTGGAGGATCAAACTCATTAAATTAGGCTCTGAAGAATGGGCTATACTTGTAGTGATTAGTCACCTCTGTATCGATGGATGGAGTCGCATTCAATTTATGAATGAAATAATAATAATGTTAAATTCTGACATTGATAATAGATTAAATATTCTACCAAAAATAAATCGTACTTATAAAGAATATGCGAGTATAACTAATGAAGTAGAGAACTCTCAGTATTATAAGGATCGTATAAAGATGATATACGAAACTTATCCTAAAACAATAAATAAAATATATTTTCCATCAAATAACTTAGAAATCACAGAAGCAGATTTTCAGGAAATTCATTTTGATATTCCAAATGAAAAACTTTTATTCATATACGAAAAATTAAAAAAGTTTCATTTGAATCTGTTTCAATTATCTTTAACAGCTTATTTTATTGCAATTCATAATGTTTCAAAAATAGCTGACATTTTTATTCGAACAGCATTTGCAAATAGAAAATCAGAATTTATAAATACTCTTGGCTGTTTAACAAGTAATCTTATATTTAACCTTAAAATAGAGCAAGAAGATGATTTTAAAACAGTTGCAGATAATCTGGTAAAAAAGCATTTGTACCTAATTGAAAATGAGGACATTGATTTTGCTGAGATTGAAAAATATGCCAGACAATATAATAGACATGATGAATTTAGTAATGCCAGAAACATATCCTTCGGATTTAATGAAATTAATGAATCTATTCTTGATTCTAAAGCAAATAATATTAGAGGAGAAAACTCTATTGATATTATTTACATTAAAGCTCCGCATTCTTATCCTTTAAGATTAGTTATAAATCATTATATAAATAATAGAATTAATATTAGCCTATATTTTCAGAAAAGTTTTATACATGAAAATTTTGTCAGAAAAATAATAGATAAATTTCAAGAATGTTTATTTAACTTTGATAATAATAAAGGAAAAGAAAAATAA
- a CDS encoding leucyl aminopeptidase family protein, with amino-acid sequence MSLPPLKPLNIRHCQSAENLNADLAFIIIDEVEIENKILKSDLLHKLDSEFGGTLAQLVSFGDFEGKWLQTSSSISAISNTAKRIVLLGAGKKNNYDSARARHLGIKCAEIALNFKVETATLFSGSKLLSSKEFIAQCAIGFSMGLYKFPNSNLTQETLQEIEKPLSLTFINSIPDCSESLSDVKFLEDSINICRLLQDSPPNICTPKFVANHISNLTKNLGIKTEIWGAQTLREKGFNAMLAVAGGSAHEPQFVTLEYTPTHYKKSIAFVGKGLTMDTGGYSIKTPSTSQEGMKYDMSGAAVVLSAILAIAKLKLPVRVFAIGALCENMIDAHSYRVGDILTSYSGKTIEILNTDAEGRVVLSDALHYAAKDLKPDYIVEFSTLTGAMVTTFGHIGAGVFAFDKELEKIIMTSSEATGERAYPLPVWEEVAEDTKGQIADLTNLGKTRGAAGSMIGAAFLKEFVNDIPFAHIDIAGVANDNQAIGYTRKAGSGYGVQLVTHIAKTLSEKA; translated from the coding sequence ATGTCTCTGCCTCCTCTTAAGCCTCTAAATATTAGACACTGTCAATCAGCCGAAAATCTTAATGCAGATCTTGCTTTTATCATAATTGATGAAGTTGAAATAGAAAACAAAATTTTAAAATCTGACTTATTACATAAGCTTGATTCTGAATTTGGAGGAACACTTGCTCAACTCGTTTCTTTTGGTGACTTTGAAGGCAAATGGCTACAAACCTCTTCTTCAATTTCTGCAATTTCAAATACCGCAAAACGCATCGTTTTACTTGGAGCAGGCAAAAAAAATAACTATGATAGTGCACGTGCAAGGCATTTAGGTATAAAATGCGCAGAAATAGCGTTAAATTTTAAAGTAGAAACGGCGACTTTATTTTCTGGTAGTAAACTTTTATCAAGTAAAGAATTTATTGCACAATGCGCCATTGGTTTTAGTATGGGACTCTATAAGTTTCCAAACTCAAACTTAACTCAAGAAACATTACAAGAAATTGAAAAACCACTTTCTCTCACATTTATTAACAGCATTCCTGACTGCAGTGAGTCGTTAAGCGACGTTAAATTTCTTGAAGACTCCATTAATATTTGCCGCCTGCTTCAAGACTCTCCCCCTAACATTTGTACACCTAAATTTGTTGCCAACCATATTAGCAATTTAACAAAAAACTTAGGAATCAAAACAGAAATCTGGGGCGCCCAAACTCTGCGAGAAAAAGGTTTTAACGCAATGCTTGCTGTTGCAGGGGGCAGTGCCCATGAACCTCAATTTGTCACACTCGAATACACTCCTACTCATTATAAAAAATCAATTGCCTTTGTTGGCAAAGGTCTCACTATGGATACGGGTGGATATTCTATTAAAACACCATCTACAAGCCAAGAAGGCATGAAGTACGATATGTCAGGCGCCGCTGTTGTCCTCAGCGCTATTTTAGCAATTGCAAAATTAAAACTCCCAGTTCGAGTTTTTGCAATTGGAGCCTTGTGTGAAAATATGATCGACGCTCACTCCTATCGCGTTGGTGATATACTGACTAGCTATTCTGGCAAAACCATTGAAATTTTAAATACAGATGCAGAAGGGCGTGTTGTCCTAAGCGATGCACTCCATTATGCCGCAAAAGACCTTAAACCAGATTATATTGTTGAGTTTTCAACACTCACTGGCGCAATGGTCACAACATTTGGCCATATTGGTGCTGGAGTCTTTGCATTTGATAAAGAGCTTGAAAAAATAATTATGACCTCATCTGAAGCCACCGGTGAACGCGCTTACCCACTACCTGTTTGGGAAGAGGTTGCCGAAGATACTAAAGGCCAAATTGCAGACCTCACAAACCTTGGTAAAACCCGAGGCGCTGCAGGTAGTATGATAGGTGCAGCTTTTCTTAAAGAATTTGTAAATGATATCCCTTTTGCACACATTGATATTGCGGGCGTTGCTAACGATAATCAAGCAATAGGCTACACCAGAAAAGCGGGCTCTGGCTATGGCGTGCAATTGGTCACACACATTGCCAAAACTCTATCTGAAAAAGCGTAA
- a CDS encoding biosynthetic peptidoglycan transglycosylase, translating into MRIFSFYFWFFQFPLWIFLVFLFWFIPWVFLLYLGVLVYFPYDSQGKTRYMRVTGPVVGFFTDQWVAEKDIPKLCKKALIAAEDNRYYDHIGVDFKSLQQNFSQNKKNFKLKRGGSTITQQLVKNAFLSREKNNIRKSREVIGALILNAIMSKEMQLGWYFNVVEFGSEIYGIENAARTYFNTSAKNLNAAQCVALVTILPSPNKWNQSIKNKSLTNFFIQRYNKINYNMKEMRFISSKENDIIKKMDLGFINKSIITQKLQPNKNNIPKNSPKELNQNKGIFQEENEDDIDDE; encoded by the coding sequence ATGAGAATTTTTTCGTTTTATTTTTGGTTTTTTCAATTTCCGCTGTGGATTTTTTTGGTTTTTTTATTTTGGTTTATACCATGGGTTTTTTTATTGTATTTAGGCGTATTAGTGTATTTTCCTTATGATTCTCAAGGAAAAACAAGATATATGCGCGTAACTGGACCAGTAGTAGGATTTTTTACAGATCAATGGGTTGCAGAAAAAGATATCCCTAAATTATGTAAAAAAGCATTAATAGCTGCTGAAGATAATAGATATTACGATCATATTGGCGTAGATTTTAAAAGTCTTCAGCAAAACTTTAGCCAAAATAAAAAAAACTTTAAGCTAAAAAGAGGTGGCAGTACAATTACACAACAGCTTGTAAAAAATGCATTTTTATCTAGAGAAAAAAATAATATTCGTAAGTCGAGAGAAGTCATTGGTGCATTAATACTTAATGCAATTATGTCAAAAGAAATGCAATTGGGATGGTATTTTAATGTGGTTGAATTTGGATCGGAAATTTATGGGATAGAAAATGCAGCTAGAACTTATTTTAACACATCTGCAAAAAATTTAAATGCTGCACAATGCGTTGCACTAGTAACTATTTTACCATCCCCTAATAAATGGAATCAAAGTATAAAAAACAAATCATTAACGAATTTTTTTATTCAAAGATATAATAAAATTAACTATAATATGAAAGAAATGCGTTTTATATCGAGTAAAGAAAATGATATTATAAAAAAAATGGACTTAGGATTTATTAATAAGTCAATAATTACTCAAAAATTGCAGCCAAACAAAAATAACATTCCCAAAAATTCCCCTAAAGAATTGAATCAAAATAAAGGTATTTTTCAAGAAGAAAATGAAGATGATATTGATGATGAGTAG
- a CDS encoding transporter substrate-binding domain-containing protein gives MKPGYFKFLLRASALLSVVPAVNLSALSTDQQPAKKEDHSLQKIKSDKELKICSDAGFLPFEMKTQKGEWIGFDVEMMKEFSKSLSVDLKMIQISFDGIIPALVSGKCDMIAAGMTVTPERKVMVAFSEPTFTTGLSIAVKNTDKNKNELISLSALDKPNYKIAVKTGYTSDIYLSKTLKKAQILRFDQDADLVLAVMQNRANAFVSDSTYVDLMDKGNKDKFIILPTEIVANHFAVAARKDDHELMKAFNSFLKTWRDDGGYDKTKKAYFEDQIWRSQVISN, from the coding sequence ATGAAACCAGGATATTTTAAGTTCTTGCTTCGCGCCTCTGCTTTGTTATCCGTAGTTCCTGCTGTTAATTTATCTGCCCTATCCACAGATCAGCAACCTGCAAAAAAAGAAGATCATAGCCTTCAAAAGATTAAATCAGATAAAGAGCTAAAAATCTGCTCCGATGCGGGCTTTCTTCCATTTGAAATGAAAACTCAAAAGGGGGAATGGATTGGTTTTGATGTTGAAATGATGAAGGAATTTTCAAAAAGCTTGTCTGTTGACCTTAAAATGATTCAAATTAGTTTTGATGGCATTATACCTGCTTTAGTTTCTGGCAAATGCGACATGATTGCTGCAGGAATGACCGTAACTCCTGAGCGTAAAGTGATGGTTGCATTTAGCGAACCTACTTTTACAACAGGATTAAGCATTGCTGTAAAAAACACAGACAAAAATAAAAATGAATTGATTAGTTTAAGCGCACTTGACAAACCGAACTATAAGATTGCGGTTAAAACAGGCTACACCAGTGACATTTATTTAAGCAAAACTTTAAAAAAGGCACAAATTCTTCGTTTTGACCAAGATGCCGATCTTGTTTTGGCTGTCATGCAAAATCGAGCAAATGCATTTGTCTCTGATTCTACTTATGTCGATCTCATGGATAAAGGAAATAAAGATAAATTTATTATTCTCCCAACAGAGATTGTTGCTAATCATTTTGCTGTTGCAGCAAGAAAAGATGATCATGAGCTTATGAAAGCTTTTAATTCCTTTTTAAAAACTTGGAGAGATGACGGCGGATACGACAAAACCAAAAAAGCATATTTTGAAGATCAAATATGGCGTTCACAAGTTATTTCAAATTAG
- a CDS encoding hydrolase, which translates to MAHFKPAWWLNNKHLQTLFPVLLPQKLNLNLVREFLELPDGDFLVLDWTSNKQENLPLIVVLHGLEGSSDSYYIKRIMSAAQKNNFRAVCMHFRGCPNFNKKIKILKTYHAGQTADVQFFLNFLIKKLKISQPIFAVGFSLGANVLLKLLGEYKEEIFIKAAVAVSVPFDLSLSADRMNTGFSKIYQWWLLRSLKKKLKLNNIFKDLEISELELKKIKSFWQFDDKVTAKLNGFINVHDYYKKSSSKQYLKFIKTSTLIIHSIDDPFLYPQGIPNVNDVSASVELEITSAGGHVGFVTGNIPFFPKFWLEQRIVQYFTQSK; encoded by the coding sequence ATGGCGCATTTTAAACCTGCCTGGTGGCTCAATAATAAGCATCTTCAAACTCTTTTTCCAGTACTATTACCGCAAAAATTAAATTTAAATTTAGTTCGAGAGTTTTTAGAGTTACCAGATGGTGACTTTTTGGTGCTTGACTGGACATCAAATAAACAAGAAAATTTGCCGCTTATTGTTGTGTTGCATGGATTAGAGGGCTCTTCTGACTCTTACTATATAAAACGTATTATGAGTGCTGCCCAAAAAAATAATTTTAGAGCAGTTTGTATGCATTTTCGCGGTTGTCCAAATTTTAATAAAAAAATTAAAATTCTAAAAACTTACCATGCGGGACAAACAGCTGATGTACAGTTTTTTTTAAATTTTTTAATAAAAAAATTAAAAATATCTCAGCCAATTTTTGCGGTTGGTTTTTCGCTTGGTGCTAATGTATTGCTTAAATTATTAGGCGAATATAAAGAAGAAATTTTTATTAAAGCTGCAGTTGCGGTTTCTGTTCCTTTTGATTTAAGTCTTTCGGCAGATAGGATGAATACTGGTTTTTCTAAAATTTATCAGTGGTGGCTCTTGCGGAGTTTAAAAAAGAAATTAAAGCTTAATAATATTTTTAAAGACTTAGAAATTTCAGAATTAGAGTTAAAAAAAATTAAAAGTTTTTGGCAATTTGATGACAAAGTAACAGCAAAACTTAATGGATTTATTAATGTTCATGACTATTATAAAAAATCAAGTTCTAAACAATATTTAAAATTTATAAAAACATCGACATTAATCATTCATTCAATTGATGATCCTTTTTTGTATCCACAGGGTATTCCTAATGTAAATGATGTGTCAGCATCAGTTGAACTAGAAATTACTTCTGCAGGAGGCCATGTGGGGTTTGTTACTGGGAATATTCCTTTTTTCCCAAAATTTTGGTTAGAGCAACGAATTGTCCAATATTTTACACAATCAAAATAA
- a CDS encoding GntR family transcriptional regulator, producing MRLQVNPHSSTPLYAQIVDQMRNLILSGSIAAGSPLPSVREISEMIEVNSLTIQKALKILEGDKFIVIRRGVGAFVSESIIALTQLQKEDLVKSDLKQTVSHANELGITKERFHGLVDECWSV from the coding sequence ATGAGGCTACAAGTTAACCCCCATTCCTCAACTCCGCTCTATGCCCAGATTGTTGATCAAATGAGAAATCTAATATTGTCTGGCAGCATAGCGGCTGGCTCTCCGTTACCTTCTGTTCGTGAAATTTCTGAAATGATAGAAGTAAATTCATTGACTATTCAGAAGGCATTAAAAATTCTTGAAGGTGATAAATTTATTGTCATTCGGCGAGGTGTTGGCGCTTTTGTTTCTGAAAGCATTATTGCATTAACGCAGCTGCAAAAGGAAGACTTGGTAAAATCAGATCTGAAGCAAACTGTGAGTCATGCAAATGAATTAGGGATCACAAAAGAAAGATTTCATGGACTTGTGGATGAGTGTTGGAGTGTTTAA
- a CDS encoding ATP-binding cassette domain-containing protein — protein MICVNNLMLYGKHGNLRLNIPNLNFYSPGITALVGHNGAGKSSLLRVVAGFEKPSVGTICFEEKNTFLNYEILKNKIHLLSWGIELFRNLTAQDHLKVFKSLSIKSWDNKLEQEILNDLAIPLHKKVEKMSRGEQVRLRILLSLPRLPRVILIDEVTNELDTDSRRAIFKKLDTYSFDTGAQVVVATNMVEDIERYATDIILLQKGEVILQSELDLIKEKHNTTFEEVIRIYERKESLV, from the coding sequence ATGATTTGTGTTAATAATTTAATGCTTTACGGAAAACATGGAAATTTAAGATTAAATATTCCTAATTTAAATTTTTATTCACCAGGAATTACTGCGTTAGTTGGGCACAATGGAGCCGGAAAGTCATCGTTACTTCGTGTTGTAGCAGGTTTTGAAAAACCAAGCGTTGGAACTATTTGTTTTGAAGAAAAAAATACGTTTCTTAATTATGAAATTCTTAAAAACAAAATACATTTGTTATCTTGGGGAATAGAGTTATTCAGAAATTTAACCGCACAAGATCATTTAAAAGTTTTTAAATCTTTAAGTATAAAAAGCTGGGATAATAAATTAGAGCAAGAAATTTTAAATGATTTAGCGATTCCTCTGCATAAAAAAGTCGAAAAAATGTCGCGAGGCGAGCAAGTTAGACTTAGAATTTTATTGAGCTTACCCCGACTGCCGCGTGTTATTTTAATTGATGAAGTGACAAATGAATTAGACACTGATTCTCGCAGAGCAATTTTTAAAAAACTTGATACCTATTCATTTGATACTGGAGCGCAGGTTGTGGTTGCAACCAATATGGTAGAAGATATTGAAAGGTATGCAACAGATATCATTCTCTTACAAAAAGGAGAAGTTATTTTGCAAAGTGAATTAGATTTAATTAAAGAGAAGCACAATACTACTTTTGAAGAAGTTATAAGAATTTATGAGAGGAAGGAATCGCTTGTGTGA
- a CDS encoding carbon-nitrogen hydrolase family protein has protein sequence MSSKKSLKVATVQFDPISGNFGYNSKVIAAFLEEAAQERARLVLFPELALSGYDLYLVEEGRCSVNESGAAINYLLNTCSRLQIYAVVGACIQRPDGLANGAFVINDKGNILGIYEKHYLDSFEKKFFLQGKTGLQFDVDSWKISIAISYDSQHPEHAKAMAKEDAAVYLVLGAFIKTGKELSHSSIFSTRAFDNTMYVAVSNFVGSHGELDFSGQSAIFDPEGQILCEGSITEPGIFYAELHESEILRIKNQPQAPIDIPVNPFFHK, from the coding sequence ATGTCTTCCAAAAAATCGTTAAAGGTTGCTACAGTACAATTTGACCCAATTAGCGGTAACTTTGGTTACAACTCAAAGGTGATAGCTGCATTCTTAGAGGAGGCCGCGCAAGAAAGAGCGCGCCTTGTTTTATTTCCAGAGCTTGCTCTTTCGGGATATGATTTGTATTTGGTTGAAGAAGGTCGGTGTAGCGTTAATGAAAGTGGTGCTGCAATAAATTATTTATTAAACACGTGCAGCAGGCTACAAATTTATGCTGTTGTTGGTGCGTGTATTCAACGACCAGATGGTCTAGCAAATGGTGCATTTGTGATTAATGACAAAGGCAATATTTTAGGAATTTACGAAAAACATTATTTAGATAGTTTTGAAAAAAAATTTTTTCTTCAAGGCAAAACAGGTCTTCAGTTTGATGTTGATTCTTGGAAAATTTCTATTGCAATTTCCTATGACTCGCAACACCCAGAACATGCAAAGGCAATGGCCAAAGAAGATGCTGCTGTTTATTTGGTTTTGGGAGCGTTTATCAAAACTGGTAAAGAGTTAAGTCATTCTTCTATTTTTTCTACAAGAGCATTTGATAATACCATGTATGTTGCTGTATCGAATTTTGTTGGTAGCCATGGAGAGTTAGATTTTAGTGGTCAAAGCGCAATTTTTGATCCCGAAGGTCAAATTCTATGTGAAGGAAGCATAACAGAACCAGGTATTTTTTATGCCGAGTTGCATGAATCAGAAATATTACGAATTAAAAACCAACCTCAAGCACCTATTGATATTCCTGTAAATCCATTTTTTCATAAGTAA